The following proteins are encoded in a genomic region of Corticium candelabrum chromosome 19, ooCorCand1.1, whole genome shotgun sequence:
- the LOC134194857 gene encoding uncharacterized protein LOC134194857 — MVFNLYTDALESLAPTCAYQFSSVAQNSFLCSFADDAVVVTRGPHEINAVCKRTDQFLEWSGLEVHAAKCSTFSRRRLIHPTVFDPEISIQGQKIPFLSHKKSYKYLGLPIASDLSHADISRELLETTKNLLNKVDQTAVSRMNKCLLYKRAVLPRLSWLLSIASIPLSWIEQSLDSVVTKFLKKWVGLAHSAAVSRLFLNTKNGGLQLGQPSDSFKRLQSCNLLRFTKSNDECLRALATIKISRETELSSTRFSAGSFLATLDTSPGCLQSKIKNIKKTITESSNNRHLSHLTSLSVQGQAARFKDVEAEHFALSLKSLPDDLFKWAINGLQDTLPSATNLQLWKKISCNQCPLCHQPQSLCHVLNACPSLLDRGLYKQRHDNTLRLFVDFLKRHLSQQFSIVADLPESVYNFPVDITCTCLRPDIVVWNAVLKKAWMLELSVPFETVVEETKARKERRYAQLVKDANHQYKTELLHLLVGSRGLIFPETRRAVCMLCKPLQRDLDDLFQAVIHSTLKDSFRCWLARRDNIS; from the coding sequence ATGGTTTTCAACCTTTACACTGATGCTTTAGAATCTCTCGCTCCAACTTGTGCCTATCAGTTTTCGTCAGTGGCTCAAAACTCTTTCTTGTGTAGTTTTGCTGATGACGCTGTCGTAGTCACAAGAGGTCCACATGAAATTAATGCTGTGTGCAAGCGAACAGACCAATTCCTCGAATGGTCTGGCCTAGAAGtccatgcagcaaaatgttcaACTTTTTCACGTCGGAGGCTGATTCATCCAACTGTCTTTGACCCGGAAATCTCTATACAAGGGCAAAAGATTCCATTCTTGTCACACAAGAAaagctacaagtacttgggtctTCCAATTGCGTCTGATCTGTCTCATGCCGACATTTCAAGAGAGCTTCTGGAGACTACTaagaatttattgaataaaGTCGATCAAACAGCCGTTTCCCGAATGAATAAATGTCTTCTCTATAAGAGAGCGGTGCTACCGCGGCTTTCATGGTTACTGAGCATTGCATCTATTCCTTTGTCATGGATCGAGCAATCATTGGACAGTGTAGTCACGAAATTCTTAAAAAAATGGGTCGGTCTTGCTCATTCAGCAGCTGTCTCTCGCCTTTTCCTTAACACCAAGAACGGCGGCCTCCAACTTGGCCAACCGTCAGATTCTTTCAAGAgactacagtcttgcaacctgcttcgatttactaaatcaaatgaCGAATGCTTGAGAGCCCTGGCAACTATAAAGAtttcaagagagactgagttgTCATCAACCAGATTTAGTGCCGGCAGTTTCTTGGCAACTCTTGATACTTCGCCTGGGTGCCTGcaatcaaaaataaagaacATCAAAAAGACGATTACGGAATCATCAAATAATCGTCATTTGTCACATCTTACCTCCCTGTCTGTACAAGGTCAAGCGGCTCGATTCAAGGACGTGGAAGCTGAGCACTTTGCCTTGTCCCTAAAATCTCTACCCGATGACTTGTTCAAATGGGCAATAAATGGGCTCCAGGACACCCTCCCATCAGCAACCAACttacagttgtggaagaaaattTCGTGCAATCAATGTCCTCTCTGTCACCAACCCCAATCGCTGTGCCACGTGCTAAATGCATGTCCCAGTCTACTTGATCGAGGTttgtacaaacagagacacgacaatacgctgagactatttgtggactttctaaaacgtcatcttagtcaacagttttccatagtagccgacctaccagaatcagtatacaattttcctgtcgatataacctgtacctgccttcgtccagacattgttgtttggaatgccgtcctcaaaaaggcctggatgcttgagctgtcggtcccattcgaaacagtcgtggaagaaacgaaggcccggaaagaacgccgctatgcccaacttgtcaaagatgctaaccatcagtataagacggagcttttgcatctcttggttgggtcgagaggattgatttttcctgaaactcgacgagcagtctgcatgttgtgcaagcctcttcaacgcgacttggacgatctgtttcaagctgtcattcattccaccctgaaagactcttttcgatgctggttggcaagaagagacaacatctcttaa